In the Elusimicrobiota bacterium genome, CAAAACATCACACGGTCACGACCCGCACGTTTCGCCTGATACAAGGCATGATCTGCCTGGGCCATCAATTCCGAGACCGGCGGACGTTCGGGTAAATACGCGCTGACACCCACGCTTATTGTAAAAGGAAGGACAGTCTCTCGATCCCATGGGGGATTTTCAGAGAAAAACTGTCGCAGTCGTTCAAACCAGGCAACCACCTCTTGGGAGGAGTCCATTTCAAAGATTAAAGCAAACTCGTCGCCCCCAAAACGGCCCAAGGTAATCCCCGGATGTGCCAATTTTCGGACGCCGTTCGCCAAAGAGACCAAAATCTTGTCTCCCGTCAAATGACCCCATCGATCGTTCATTGATTTAAAACTGTCTATGTCCAGTAAAGCAAAAAAGAGGGGCGTGTTGTAGCGGTGCGACTTTCGCAACCCATCTTCCAAGCGCTCCATCAAACTCCGGCGCAGAAACGCCCCCGTCAGAGCGTCAAACCGGCTCCGTTCGGTCATCAGATCATAGAGATCGGCCCGGCGAAGGCCAATGGACACCAATTTTCTTTCGATATTGTAGCCGTCCAGACTTTCTTCCAGGTGAACGGGATCCACTTCCAGTAGGCCCAAAGCCAATATATCTTTATCCCACGTGAAAGGGATCAGAAGACAGGTCGATCCAAAAGGCTGACCCGGCAAACTCAATTGCCGGCTGGGGGCGGAATAGCGACGGATGTTCCGGGATCGAGCCAGGGAAGGGTGGGACGCC is a window encoding:
- a CDS encoding GGDEF domain-containing protein, with protein sequence MFEPIRFDISLAHALLFWGVVPVLWGCLLIQNGKCYLTAVLLAGLALAHAATQSRGGVDLVFHWGVYGAAILVPVFFRRAQRALSREFNRRQSTLLEQKAKVLRVHETVLKEKGECQDRLERLQNRFALVQVMATKLEAGEILQTLGHMWKKRPGVKGCLILRRQLNGNWGTSFTDGHFNVQDWVRVLASHPSLARSRNIRRYSAPSRQLSLPGQPFGSTCLLIPFTWDKDILALGLLEVDPVHLEESLDGYNIERKLVSIGLRRADLYDLMTERSRFDALTGAFLRRSLMERLEDGLRKSHRYNTPLFFALLDIDSFKSMNDRWGHLTGDKILVSLANGVRKLAHPGITLGRFGGDEFALIFEMDSSQEVVAWFERLRQFFSENPPWDRETVLPFTISVGVSAYLPERPPVSELMAQADHALYQAKRAGRDRVMFWQAPGTTAVQGKK